Within the Epinephelus lanceolatus isolate andai-2023 chromosome 22, ASM4190304v1, whole genome shotgun sequence genome, the region attaaacataaaaatacgGTTTGCAACGTGGCTCCCGTGGACTCATCTCCAGCtcaagcctgatttatggtcctgcgttgaATCAACGACGTTGCTACGTCGTTGCCGTGACACCGTTGTTGCCGTGACGCCAccgtgaacccttcgaacttctccgtcactccgTTTCGTTGCGGTGCAGTTCACCACCAGAGCGGTAgggggctgcgttcctttcctgagtGGTTATCatcgtctctagttgattctttgtttagcttccggcttttccggtcacagagaaatgaacgcggaacacggacagacggctccgtccgtatccgtatccatattgaacgttgagcataaatgggccttaatactgcaacatctacatcgcaacagaagatgtttaaagatggcggagatggcgcaatctggaaatacggaaccggaaatgcgttgctaccaagcaaaccaatcacagccctctcggtctgcgctgggtctgcgtcgccttgacgtgtagttacatttttgggtagGTGCACTtcaggctacgccgggggctacggcgagcctTCTGCATAGCCACGTATCCTACGATGTAGTGACGTCGtcgatttaacgcaggaccatgaATCAGGCTTCAgaagtttttttctttgcagaGGGATGTACAGTGCGCCAAGAGGACCACTAAACCTGCAGTTGCACTATTAACCCACCAGGTGGCTCCAAAACTAtacacaaacagaccaacacatTGATTTTGCAGGAATTCATAATAAAGGTTATTTCTAACCCTGTTAcacaatgtattcagacagagtgtttgtgaagttgatagtacgattgctttattgaaagtacagtagtaccattgccaatagtgggatagttagtggaataaaactgtacattagtagttgaggtagcacgttgaaaggcagatagttaaagtgtttatatggtGTATTGACTTTAAAATGGGGCGCACTGgcagttcacatgggaaaggtacagctagcccttgttgcagcgtTGGGGGTTGGCATTTGGCcttctaccaagtttagtaaaaatccatatggcggataggcctagataagaaatgagctctctagcgcccccattttgtttgatgggctcaataatggaggggtcccctcagattatgtgtggtcatatgcctacaaagttgcgtggtgatgggtgaaacccttgagatgttatacacctttatgtgatgagccacgccctccgcaatattcattgccttatagaagctcagttttagtaagttttccaacttttgccaagagggaactttagatattggtccctagattatgttcacccagtttcatgcagatcgctcaaacttcttaggaagagatccatttgaagtgtttttcaaaaaattcaaaatggcggaaaatctatataagcggaagttatgggttcttgaggcaaatgtgttcctcatgaggagaggcatctctgtgcaaagtttcatgtctctacgacatacggggcatgagatatgcccattcaaagtttgacatttcaatgggttgctatagcgcccccctttggccaattgatgtaatattgcttcattggcatcctcccatgaccctctaccactgtgccaaatttcacatggattgaccaagtcagtgaggagaaaaacgtggaacagacacacacacagagtgttcGTCATTGtatagtaagatatagtaagataagatatctCCTCCCCCCTGTGCTGATGTGGGGATAGGTGAAGATCTTTAGTTCAGAAAACGCTCCCAGAGTTTCAGTGGAAAACAGTGCTGTAGCCAGATCCAGTAAAATTGAAGTGAACAGTGACCagtttcaaaatgtaaaaaagaacacaaaataCCAAGTTTTTAGCCTAAATGTCAACTGTAGCTTCTCAGACCAGAGCTGTGAGCACATGCCTGAAGCACATACACAAGTGACCGCCCAAAACACAAGGTCGGTAATCCTCCAATGAAAAATGAAACTCAGCACTGAGGCTGTTTTTAGACAACAAACTTGTATATTGTTGTCTGTTCTTCACATATAACAACACACGTACCCACCTGTCTATACTAAAGAGTTAGAAAACTACTTTTAGTTTAACTTTTCTGCAGTATCAAATACGTGTCACTCGTTCCTCCACTTTGCATTTTAAACAACAGAGCGTGGTTCACACAGGTGATCTCTCTTCCCATCATAGACGGCCTCCAAGATGTCAGCTGTTGTTAGAAATGCTCAGCTGGTAAAATGAACTTTGTGTCCAGACAGATGTGAACATTTACACCTTGTGGCAGTGGAGCTGTTTCCATCTGAACTCCTCAGTCTGACACTGTCTCTTTGCTTTCTGCTCTCTCTTGTTCAGACACACAGGAGGTCACAGTGAAGCGTGGAGAAGATGTGACTCTTGTGTGTCGTGCTCCCAGAGAGGCTGCCATCGAACAGTTAGCGTGGAGCAGAGCTGAGCCGAAGTCACATAAATATGTCTTCTTCCTCCGTAATAACCGCCAATTCATAAACTCCCAGCTTCCATCTTATCGCGGTCGAGTGAAGCTGATGGATCCAGAGATGAAGGATGGAAACGCTTCTGTGATTCTGAGGAACATCACCATCAACGATACTGGAACATATGAGTGTCGAAT harbors:
- the LOC117245987 gene encoding butyrophilin-like protein 1 — translated: MNYLVRYFGFLLTVPLAGFSGDTQEVTVKRGEDVTLVCRAPREAAIEQLAWSRAEPKSHKYVFFLRNNRQFINSQLPSYRGRVKLMDPEMKDGNASVILRNITINDTGTYECRIGWSSTGRELISTIKLKVQDSDGAAGIMKDKDGIKIYASVGLLLGVLLVCVIVVVILRKCKHTKKIYKLSR